One genomic window of Manihot esculenta cultivar AM560-2 chromosome 16, M.esculenta_v8, whole genome shotgun sequence includes the following:
- the LOC110603566 gene encoding putative disease resistance protein At5g05400: MDVVTCITGKIGELLEQVKILEGVRDDVQVSVDAAKRNGEVIRKEVQNWTSMVDGILSEANKLLGKASKVRFHNLASRYQLSRKAEEKTMEIEKQKNEGKFDRVSNPAPPPPLLFPSQEDIVIFESRERQVEEIMKALKDNKTNFIGIYGMGGVGKTTLVKQVVKRAQQDRLFPTIAMVVVSQTIDVKKIQDQIAESLGLKLDEVNEQNRVSRLLARLKEENKVLIILDDIWARLDLATVGIPLGHDHAGCKIIVTTRRKQVCDTMVDTGSETAKVIPINILSEKES; this comes from the exons aTGGATGTTGTGACTTGTATCACTGGAAAAATTGGAGAACTCTTG GAGCAAGTTAAAATACTTGAAGGAGTGAGGGATGACGTGCAGGTATCTGTTGATGCAGCAAAGAGGAATGGTGAGGTGATCAGAAAAGAGGTTCAGAATTGGACATCAATGGTTGATGGGATTCTATCAGAGGCTAACAAACTTCTTGGAAAGGCTTCCAAAGTAAGGTTTCATAATTTGGCTTCACGCTATCAGCTAAGCAGGAAAGCAGAAGAGAAAACAATGGAAATTGAAAAACAGAAAAATGAAGGCAAGTTTGATAGAGTTTCCAATCCTGCACCTCCGCCACCATTATTGTTTCCATCTCAAGAAGATATTGTGATTTTCGAAAGCAGAGAACGACAAGTAGAGGAGATTATGAAGGCCTTGAAGGACAACAAAACCAACTTCATTGGGATATACGGAATGGGAGGGGTGGGTAAAACTACCCTGGTGAAACAAGTTGTTAAAAGGGCTCAACAAGACAGGCTGTTTCCTACTATTGCAATGGTTGTGGTGTCACAAACCATTGATGTGAAAAAGATTCAAGACCAGATAGCAGAGAGTTTGGGTTTGAAATTAGATGAGGTTAACGAACAAAATCGAGTAAGCCGGTTGCTGGCTAGATTGAAGGAAGAGAACAAAGTGCTCATTATCTTGGATGATATTTGGGCTAGACTCGATCTTGCAACTGTGGGCATTCCACTTGGCCATGATCATGCAGGTTGCAAAATCATTGTCACAACACGTCGTAAACAGGTGTGTGACACTATGGTCGACACAGGGAGTGAGACTGCAAAGGTCATCcctattaatattttatctgaAAAAGAATCATAG
- the LOC110603565 gene encoding disease resistance protein At4g27190, translated as MRGKDPDEWQEAVRELRKSQPETIEGMDEDVYRCLQFSYTYLKDKKAKKVFKLCCLFPEDFNIRIEDLVRYGFGLKIFEDMRMEDARRSAHSIIKNLKDSCLLLGSDEEGCVKMHDVVRDVALSMASDYFVRDGVKKLEDWPDMEEMKRYTGISIMQNQVSQFPDAWDSPNLKILLMDTEKSRSSSHPFWEKAMDMRATVLTGMKALQVFHRRDSSRKSYIALSFRFLELEFSQLTNLRTLMLQYYKTVDTTPIGKLKMLEILSLKNCEFLKPFNTIGKLTNPRLLDVEFSSLHVVSSSIFPINAMSTLSRLEELYFLSFDMLRPTKYTFLLFPFLHNFRSFDDLNITVLKTLSRLTTLTTHIQTIPEGFTFPDLKVFKIHWGSRICIRGKEKLINAFLSEVEGFNYLGLCGEFGGGSNITISSLVCMKPLMPRTNFLYLDSLEELKNINPCLLLGGLDALKILVIVNCPSFAYLINAQEFLGRYALLPELEGLCFEDLDTFKALCNGELPPGTSLSMRKLKYLAFFRCPELLNIFTLPNPQQEFEQLPVLEEKGMKNISKGPTELLHLPKLQIVCINGCQKLKVIFPASIAQGLEQLKELELEDCDQLEAIVAEREEEERRIDKVVFSQLIRIRLYKLYNLKAFCMDNLPLKWPSLKELSVDACPKMKTFAASDGNQITPKLKEIKININYIKLDGTNLNIIMKYHNKEEIQAMNN; from the exons ATGAGAGGCAAAGATCCTGATGAATGGCAAGAGGCAGTTAGAGAGCTAAGGAAATCACAGCCAGAAACCATTGAAGGGATGGATGAAGATGTGTACAGATGTCTTCAGTTCAGCTATACTTACCTGAAAGATAAGAAAGCCAAGAAAGTTTTCAAGTTATGTTGTTTATTTCCTGAGGATTTTAACATCCGTATAGAAGACCTGGTAAGATATGGGTTTGGATTGAAAATATTTGAAGATATGAGAATGGAGGATGCTAGACGAAGTGCTCATTCCATCATAAAAAATCTCAAAGATTCTTGTTTATTATTGGGAAGTGATGAGGAAGGCTGCGTAAAAATGCATGATGTCGTGCGTGATGTTGCCTTATCAATGGCATCAGATTATTTTGTTAGAGATGGTGTCAAAAAGTTGGAGGATTGGCCAGATATGGAAGAGATGAAGCGTTATACTGGCATCTCAATAATGCAAAATCAGGTTTCTCAATTTCCCGATGCTTGGGATAGCCCAAATCTCAAGATATTATTGATGGATACTGAAAAAAGTCGTTCTAGTTCACATCCTTTTTGGGAGAAGGCGATGGACATGCGAGCAACGGTCTTAACAGGGATGAAAgcccttcaagtttttcatcGGAGAGATAGTAGTAGGAAAAGTTATATAGCACTATCTTTTCGGTTCTTGGAACTAGAATTTAGTCAATTAACCAATCTTCGGACGTTGATGCTTCAGTATTATAAGACTGTTGACACCACTCCAATTGGGAAGCTGAAGATGCTTGAAATTCTCAGCTTGAAGAATTGTGAGTTCCTAAAGCCATTCAATACAATAGGGAAGTTGACTAATCCAAGGTTACTGGATGTGGAATTTTCTTCTCTTCATGTCGTCTCTTCTTCCATATTTCCAATCAATGCTATGTCTACTCTGTCCCGATTAGAAGAACTGTACTTCCTTTCTTTTGATATGTTAAGACCCACAAAGTACACATTTCTCCTTTTTCCATTCCTTCATAATTTTCGATCCTTCGATGACTTGAACATAACAGTTTTGAAAACCCTTTCTCGCTTGACCACCCTTACAACTCACATTCAAACCATTCCCGAAGGCTTTACGTTCCCAGATTTGAAGGTTTTCAAAATTCATTGGGGAAGCCGGATATGCattagaggaaaagaaaagctgATTAATGCATTTTTATCTGAAGTTGAAGGATTTAATTATTTGGGTCTTTGTGGTGAATTCGGGGGCGGGAGTAATATCACAATTTCATCACTAGTTTGTATGAAGCCATTAATGCCAAGAACAAATTTTCTGTATTTAGATTCACTTGAGGAGTTAAAGAATATCAATCCTTGCTTATTATTAGGTGGTTTAGATGCTTTGAAGATACTAGTGATTGTCAATTGTCCTAGTTTCGCTTACTTGATCAACGCCCAAGAGTTTCTTGGAAGGTATGCTTTGTTGCCGGAACTGGAAGGACTGTGTTTTGAGGATTTGGACACCTTCAAAGCATTATGCAATGGTGAACTACCTCCTGGAACTTCCTTGTCCATGAGGAAGCTCAAATACTTGGCCTTTTTTAGATGTCCAGAATTGTTGAATATTTTCACTTTACCCAATCCACAGCAAGAATTCGAGCAACTCCCAGTTCTTGAAGAGAAAGGAATGAAGAACATATCGAAGGGCCCCACTGAGTTGTTGCATCTGCCCAAGCTACAAATCGTATGCATTAATGGGTGCCAGaaattaaaagttatatttccTGCTTCTATTGCTCAAGGACTAGAGCAGCTGAAAGAACTTGAATTAGAAGATTGTGATCAATTAGAAGCAATTGTTGCAGAAAGGGAAGAAGAGGAAAGGAGGATTGACAAAGTGGTGTTCTCTCAATTAATAAGGATTAGGTTGTACAAGCTTTACAATCTTAAAGCTTTTTGCATGGATAACTTACCTTTGAAATGGCCATCCTTAAAAGAGTTATCTGTGGACGCTTGCCCTAAAATGAAGACATTTGCTGCTTCTGATGGAAACCAGATCACACCGAAATTGAAGGAGatcaaaataaatatcaattaCATAAAGCTTGATGGAACAAACTTAAACATAATTATGAAATATCACAACAAAGAGGAG ATCCAAGCGATGAACAACTGA
- the LOC110603556 gene encoding probable disease resistance protein At5g63020, with protein MDVVTCIAGKIGELLVEPIGRQIGHFIHYTSNTVKLQEQVKILEGVRDDLQVSVDAAKRNGEVIRKEVQNWTSMVDGILSEANKLLGKASKVRFHNLASRYQLSRKAEEKTMEIEKQKNEGKFDRVSNPAPPPPLLFPSQEDIVIFESRERQVEEIMEALKDNKSNFIGIYGMGGVGKTTLVKQVVKRAQEDKLFPTIAMVVVSQTIEVKKIQDQIAESLGLKLDEVNEQNRVSRLLARLKEENKVLIILDDIWARLDLATVGIPLGHDHAGCKIIVTTRRKQVCDTMVDTGSETAKVIPINILSEKESWVLLKKNAGAEIESLTLNSFAKDILTECGGLPIALVTVGRAMRGKDPDEWQEAVRELRKSQPETIEGMDEDVYRCLQFSYTYVKDKKAKKVFKLCCLFPEDFNIPIEDLVRYGFGLKIFEDMRMEDARRSAHSIIKNLKDSCLLLGSDEEGCVKMHDVVRDVALSMASDYFVRDGVKKLEDWPDMEEMKRYTGISIMQNQVSQFPDAWDSPNLRILLMDIEKTGFVHVWEKAMDMPATVLTGMKALQVFHRRDSSRNSTAFRFLGLEFSQLTNLRTLMLQYYTIVDTTPILELKMLEILSLRNCVFPKPFNTIGKLTNLRLLDVEFSALDDVFSSIFPINAMSTLSRLEELYFLSLDMLRPTKNPIFTTQLMLRNSLAIDDLDITVLKTLSRLTTLTIHIGTIPPEGFMFPELKVFKIHWGSRRRISVKEKLTNKFLSQVEGFNYLGLCGEFWGGSNITISSLVCMKPLMPRTNFLYLDSLEELKNINPFLLLGGLDALKILVIVKCPNFADLINAEEFLGRCALLPELEGLCFAELDTFKALCNGELPPGTSLSMRKLKCLTFFRCPELLNIFTLPNPQQEFEQLQVVEEKGMKNISKGPTELLHLPKLQIVCINGCQKLKVIFPASIAQGLEQLKELELEDCDQLEAIVAEREEEERRIDKVVFSQLIRIRLYKLYNLKAFCMDNLPLKWPSLEWLSVGSCPKMKTFAASDGNQITPKLKEIRINSNYIKLDGTNLNTIMKYHNKEEIQAMNN; from the exons ATGGATGTTGTGACTTGTATCGCTGGAAAAATTGGAGAACTCTTGGTTGAGCCAATCGGGAGACAGATTGGCCATTTTATTCACTATACAAGTAACACTGTGAAACTCCAGGAGCAAGTTAAAATACTTGAAGGAGTGAGGGATGACTTGCAGGTATCTGTTGATGCAGCAAAGAGGAATGGTGAGGTGATCAGAAAAGAGGTTCAGAATTGGACATCAATGGTTGATGGGATTCTATCAGAGGCTAACAAACTTCTTGGAAAGGCTTCCAAAGTAAGGTTTCATAATTTGGCTTCTCGCTATCAGCTAAGCAGGAAAGCAGAAGAGAAAACAATGGAAATTGAAAAACAGAAAAATGAAGGCAAGTTTGATAGAGTTTCCAATcctgcacctcccccaccattATTGTTTCCATCTCAAGAAGATATTGTGATTTTCGAAAGCAGAGAACGACAAGTAGAGGAGATTATGGAGGCCTTGAAGGACAACAAATCCAACTTCATTGGGATATACGGAATGGGAGGGGTGGGTAAAACTACCCTGGTGAAACAAGTTGTTAAAAGGGCTCAAGAAGACAAGCTGTTTCCTACTATTGCAATGGTTGTGGTGTCACAAACCATCGAAGTGAAAAAGATTCAAGACCAGATAGCAGAGAGTTTGGGTTTGAAATTAGATGAGGTTAACGAACAAAATCGAGTAAGCCGGTTGCTGGCTAGATTGAAGGAAGAGAACAAAGTGCTCATTATCTTGGATGATATTTGGGCTAGACTCGATCTTGCAACTGTGGGCATTCCACTTGGCCATGATCATGCAGGTTGCAAAATTATTGTCACAACACGTCGTAAACAAGTGTGTGACACTATGGTCGACACAGGGAGTGAGACTGCAAAGGTCATCcctattaatattttatctgaAAAAGAATCATGGGTCTTGCTTAAAAAGAATGCAGGCGCTGAGATTGAGTCTCTGACTTTGAATTCTTTTGCAAAAGATATTCTCACAGAATGTGGAGGCTTGCCTATAGCTCTTGTAACAGTGGGAAGGGCAATGAGAGGCAAAGATCCTGATGAATGGCAAGAGGCAGTTAGAGAGCTAAGGAAATCACAGCCAGAAACCATTGAAGGGATGGATGAAGATGTGTACAGATGTCTTCAGTTCAGCTATACTTACGTGAAAGATAAGAAAGCCAAGAAAGTTTTCAAGTTATGTTGTTTATTTCCTGAGGATTTTAACATCCCTATAGAAGACCTGGTAAGATATGGGTTTGGACTGAAAATATTTGAAGATATGAGAATGGAGGATGCAAGACGAAGTGCTCATTCCATCATAAAAAATCTCAAAGATTCTTGTTTATTATTGGGAAGTGATGAGGAAGGCTGCGTAAAAATGCATGATGTCGTGCGTGATGTTGCCTTATCAATGGCATCAGATTATTTTGTTAGAGATGGTGTCAAAAAGTTGGAGGATTGGCCAGATATGGAAGAGATGAAGCGTTATACTGGCATCTCAATAATGCAAAATCAGGTTTCTCAATTTCCCGATGCTTGGGATAGCCCAAATCTCAGGATATTATTGATGGATATTGAAAAAActggttttgttcatgtttgggAGAAGGCGATGGACATGCCAGCAACGgtcttgacagggatgaaagCCCTTCAAGTATTTCATCGGAGAGATAGTAGTAGGAACAGTACTGCTTTTCGGTTCTTGGGACTAGAATTTAGTCAATTAACCAATCTTCGGACGTTGATGCTTCAGTATTATACGATTGTTGACACCACTCCAATTTTGGAGCTGAAGATGCTTGAAATTCTCAGCTTGAGGAATTGTGTGTTCCCGAAGCCATTCAATACAATAGGGAAGTTGACTAATCTAAGGTTACTGGATGTGGAATTTTCTGCTCTTGATGACGTCTTTTCTTCCATATTTCCAATCAATGCTATGTCTACTCTGTCCCGATTAGAAGAATTGTACTTCCTTTCTTTGGATATGTTAAGACCCACAAAGAACCCAATTTTCACTACTCAATTAATGCTTCGAAATTCTCTAGCCATCGATGACTTGGACATAACAGTTTTGAAAACCCTTTCTCGCTTGACCACCCTTACAATTCACATTGGAACCATTCCCCCCGAAGGCTTTATGTTCCCAGAGTTGAAGGTTTTCAAAATTCATTGGGGAAGCCGGAGACGCATTAGCGTAAAAGAAAAGctgactaataaatttttatctcaAGTTGAAGGATTTAATTATTTGGGTCTTTGTGGTGAATTCTGGGGCGGGAGTAATATCACAATTTCATCACTAGTTTGTATGAAGCCATTAATGCCAAGAACAAATTTTCTGTATTTAGATTCACTTGAGGAGTTAAAGAATATCAATCCTTTCTTATTATTAGGTGGTTTAGATGCTTTGAAGATACTAGTGATTGTCAAGTGTCCTAATTTCGCTGACTTGATCAACGCTGAAGAGTTTCTTGGAAGGTGTGCTTTGTTGCCTGAACTGGAAGGACTGTGTTTTGCGGAATTGGACACCTTCAAAGCATTATGCAATGGTGAACTACCTCCTGGAACTTCCTTGTCCATGAGGAAGCTCAAATGCTTGACCTTTTTTAGATGTCCAGAATTGTTGAATATTTTCACTTTACCCAATCCACAGCAAGAATTCGAGCAACTCCAAGTTGTTGAAGAGAAAGGAATGAAGAACATATCGAAGGGCCCCACTGAGTTGTTGCATCTGCCCAAGCTACAAATCGTATGCATTAATGGGTGCCAGaaattaaaagttatatttccTGCTTCTATTGCTCAAGGACTAGAGCAGCTGAAAGAACTTGAATTAGAAGATTGTGATCAATTAGAAGCAATTGTTGCAGAAAGGGAAGAAGAGGAAAGGAGGATTGACAAAGTGGTGTTCTCTCAATTAATAAGGATTAGGTTGTACAAGCTTTACAATCTTAAAGCTTTTTGCATGGATAACTTACCTTTGAAATGGCCATCCTTGGAATGGTTATCTGTGGGCTCTTGCCCTAAAATGAAGACATTTGCTGCTTCTGATGGGAACCAGATCACACCGAAGTTGAAGGAGATCAGAATAAATAGCAATTACATAAAGCTTGATGGAACAAATTTAAACACAATTATGAAATATCACAACAAAGAGGAG ATCCAAGCTATGAACAACTGA
- the LOC122721295 gene encoding derlin-2.2-like: MAQAVEEWYKQMPIITRSYLTAAIVTTIGCSLDIISPHNLYLHPTLVAKHYQFWRLITNFLYFRKMVIHHLDLQLHESQIQTT, encoded by the exons ATGGCTCAAGCAGTTGAAGAATGGTACAAGCAGATGCCTATTATCACCCGCTCGTATCTAACAGCAGCTATTGTCACCACCATCGGTTGTTCCCTGGAT ATCATATCTCCTCATAATTTGTACTTGCATCCTACACTCGTGGCTAAGCATTATCAATTCTGGCGTCTCATCACCAATTTCCTGTACTTCCGGAAAATGG TTATTCATCACTTGGATCTGCAACTCCATGAATCACAAATACAAACAACATGA